The following nucleotide sequence is from Acetonema longum DSM 6540.
GCCTCCTTTGGAGACCTGGACAAGCTGGACAGCGAGAAAATAGAAGATACCATGCAATACCCGGTTTCCCTGCCGACTGCGCTGCTCTTTGCCTTTGCCAGCAGAGGAAAACAAAACAGGAGCGATGCCTGCAAAGCGGGCCAGCTTATCCGAAGTGGGGAAGCGGTTAATGTCGCCGATCTCAGAAATGATGTGACTGGCGGTATTCAAGTTAATCCCCGGCATGGTATCCAGTTTGTAGCCGGTCAAGGGCAGAAGGGTTTTTAACTCCCCATCGATTCCCTCAATGGCCTGCTGTTTGTAGCGAAGCTCCTGAATGATACTTTTGACAATAAAGTCCCGTTCAGCCTGAAACTCCCGGTGAGTATCGCCATCGGCTGCCACCAGGTCAAGAATCGTCTGCGCCTTTTCCATCGAACAAGCATTGCGGCTGACACTTCGCAGCCCATCGGCGAGGGTTTCAGCAGTTACGGCTTGCAAGTGTCTCGGTGAAGGATACGTCTCCCA
It contains:
- a CDS encoding transposase; translated protein: DALVKGTTMLQNQLHGQLMYHYPSYRKFFCLVNSKTALYFWETYPSPRHLQAVTAETLADGLRSVSRNACSMEKAQTILDLVAADGDTHREFQAERDFIVKSIIQELRYKQQAIEGIDGELKTLLPLTGYKLDTMPGINLNTASHIISEIGDINRFPTSDKLARFAGIAPVLFSSAGKGKEQRSRQGNRVLHGIFYFLAVQLVQVSKGG